Sequence from the Puntigrus tetrazona isolate hp1 chromosome 11, ASM1883169v1, whole genome shotgun sequence genome:
CCACTCCGGCTTGTATACGTCCTTCACGTTGACCTCTCTGCAGTCGGGAACGCAGCTTTTTAAATCCATGAAGATCGAAAATCCAGGAGAAAAGCTAATGGAGAAAAAGGCAGCCCAAGAATCGCCCCAGCCACCCACCGTCATTAAATTCGGGACCATGCCACAGAGCAAACACAGCGCTCCGTCTGTTATAGGGATGCCTGAACTTCTAGCACAATCTGCTCAAGCCTCACTGCCCGCTCTGACGGAGCAAGAGGCCAAACAGGCCGCCGTCTCGCACGTAGTGTGTGCGTTTGTGGACAATCCCACCTCAGAGAACGCCATGATGGGCTTCCCGTTCTCAAGAATCTCTTCATCGCCTCTCACTCGTTCCCAGTCGCCATCCTCCTCTCCGATGACGGACTCCCAGGAGCTGGTGATTGACAGCGAAATCGAGTCCCTCTCCTCACAGCCTTCAGAGTTACAGCTGCAGGTATGACACTTAGTGCTGATGCCTGCTTATGCAGTTCTGCCTCTgggaaaatacaataaaatataaatcatgtcAGAGGAAGGGTGGTGTCCTAGAATCCTGGAGCTTTTCTGAACCAGAAACATGCACAAGAAGATGTTTAGGCGTCTCaatatttgattgtattttgATTCAGAGAGTTGCTGTTACAAAATTATTCTTGATtagattcagttttttttttttatagtgtctCATCAGAGCCAGtcagtgtgaaaaataaaacattgagaAAACTTAAGTTTAAAGtaaccagcttcagcagatttttagAATTTTCTCAAATTGTTGAAGTTGAGAGaactcaaaaatctgctgaagctgtttgctttaaacgttttattttttctttgtttttacactGTACGTCTTGTTTGTAGCATATGTCTTTTCAATAAACAGAATTGTTCATAGTTCATTTATGAATAacacttatgtgtgtgtgtgtatatatgtatgtgtatatatatatatatatatatatatatatatatatatatatatatatatatatatatatatatatatcatatcatattatgCTTTAATGTAGCAGGAATAGGGCcttaaatcactttaaataaaaatgtaataattttctaaatcaagcatattttgtaatgttaatattaaaaaaaatggtcatctcaatgcttttaaaattcTGCAGTGTATTGTACAGTGATCATGCCCGTCTTTTTCTCCTTGTCTTGATCTGTCAGGATCAGCCCACCTCTGTTTCCAAGGGCACTGTAGCAGTGTCTGAGATGTCTGAATCTCCACCACGCAATCTCAGCGGAAAGTCTAAGAAGCCCAAAGGCCTGGAGTTGATGCCCACGCTGGTGGTGACCAGCTCTGACCTCAGCCCTCTCAGTCTGTGCAGCCCATCCCTCCCAACGGCCTCTCTCACCCCAGCCTTACTGCAGGTCAGTATCCTCCTGACCTCCCCGTCACACATGGacaatgctgttgttttttgtttttttttttgctgtcattgATTTGTTGGAATCATCAGACCATCAGCAGATTTTGTGTGGGGTCACATTATGTGTTTGTCTCACTAGAGGTATATCCTCTTGTGCAGTTGTCTCACATCTTTTATATATTGCTCAGCCGGAAAAGTACAATTTACCAAGTTTGGACCACTATTTATCCTATTCAGGCCACTAACTACCCATTTAGACAGAATACAAGTGCTTGACCAATACACTACTGTATTTTCAggatcattactccagtctttagtgtcacacgatccttcaaaaatcattcagatatgttgatttgctgctcaaaaacatttattattattattattatatatgttgaaaacagcatttagaattaatagaaagttcagtaaaacagcatttatctgataTACAAacctttattatatattttataacattctgTGTCATCGcttatgattaatttaaagcatccttgctgaatagtcatttatatatatataacataaatacattaattctaTATATGTATCTATCTCTCTTGAATAAAAAgtcggcatattagaataatttctgaatgatcatgtgacactaaagactggagtaatgatgctgaaaatgtagtagtaaattgcatattaaaatatattcaaattgaaagcagtttattttaaatagtaaacgtatttcacaatattactgcttttgatGTATTCTGCATTgtataaatgcaggcttggtgagcacaaaacatttgtttaaaaaaatgttattgttcaaaaacaatgagttttctttttttctttttttttgttggtgaaATGTGCAAATCTTGTCCGAATCCGTTTAATACGCAAAAAACGCTTGCAGACAGGCTGTAGTAAAATTACAAGAAAAATGACCAACGATGATAAAAAATCATCACCATCTCAGAGTTTCGTTTTTAATAAGCACTTACAACTAACATATAACCAATGTGTGGTTTATGACAAGGTTGAATCGTAGTCCTTTTGGTTGCGTTGATGTAGTTTGGAGACACCAGAGGGCAGTAGTGCACCACTTGAACTCGAGATGTTCTGCCTTGGAGACTCATTGGCTGTTTCATGATCGTGATCATATGGTGAGGTTTAGCTGGATGCTGCTTTGATGGATCACCTCGTTAAGACTGCACAATCTTTGCATTTACGAGCACTCATACAGCCAGCCCCAAAGGATCAACCTCCTGCTGTCTCTTCAGCGAGATGAAAGATGAAATATACTATAATTCAAATCTATTATTTATGGTTTTTGGGGAAATGCAGCACCCTTGCCCCGTGATTAATTCTTATTGCTTCTTAAAGTCTCATTAAGccacttttaattaaacatttatatttcaggGTTATGCCTCTTGCAAATGCTTTTGTGCCACGAGTGTTTGGGAAGGCATCTTTAATGAATGCGAGTCATTTTGTATAAAGGTCTGAAAAAGTTCACATTTGTTGCAGACACCCCTGCTGCTCACACCCAGCCCACTTCTGTCCAATATCCATTTCTGGAGCACACTCAGTCCGGTGGCACCCCTCAGTCCAGCCCGGAGGCAGGGCACGCATACCCTCTTCCAGGTGAGCCCCTAAACTTAACAGCGGTTTTCACACTCGGGTCCAAACCCAAATTTGATTCCAACCTCCGCAAATGTTGTCATTCGTATTCTAATCACGTCACGTGAGAGCACCACAGATACTCATTTAACCCGAAATGGTGCTGGTGCGCAAACAAGCCTGTATTTCCACTGATAAAAATCATAAGCAACACGATACAAAGCTTTTAGTGAAAACCGCTTTGTTGAATATAATGGGAGCGATCTTTTTGTTTGAGGTTTAGAGTTGTGTAGGATTCCCACGGTCCTGGTAATATCAGGGAgtttcaaaaatgtcatttttaaaccttaaaatatatttgtagtgaagtatttattttcacagtatgATTCTATTTACAACAAATGCATTAcgatattttaattataatatgttCCTTTACAGTtgctgttaaaatgtatttttaattatttggcGTAGTCATGGGCTGTTAATTATTGAATATCAATTTATGATTCAATTTATGATTTCTCGCGGACTCATTAGCTTCAACGTGAACTATAactttgctgcttattaatagttagtaaggtagttgttcaAGTGCTGGgaaggattagggatgtagaatatggttatGCAAATTATATAAGCACCCAATAAACAGCCAATGTGTTAATAAAAGTCATGGAAATAAGCAAATGTTTCctattatagttaattattttactcagcttttttgcaattaaatgtaatagttttagcaccaataagtaaaaaaaaacactgtttaaatcagctttagACACATTGAGATGTTCACAGTTAAATTACATCACGCCAGAAAttccttttagtttttttttattctgtttcttttctttttatcagtTTCCGTCTGTCCTGAGTTCCACACAGTTCTCTGTTCCCGTGTATAATTTAGACGGCACCAACACGCCCGGCCCTCTCTCGCCCGACCCACAGAAGACATAAGACGGGGACAAAGACCGGCACACTTCATCTTTGCCTCATGCTCTTGATTGATAAACACAGATTAACCTCATTCTGTTCACCTGATTTGGGACCCTTCAGGTAACAAAGATTTATGACCGCCGTTGAAGCGTCAAGAGCATCCGTTTGACTCTCGAACCTTTGCGATGTCACCGCTACTTTTCCTTCGGATGTATATCAAGCCATCAGACGGTGTCTGCGGGACACTGTAAATCTTtcgtttctattttttttttaaaatgcgcTGGTCTTCAGGGATCGGCGCTAGTGTGACTAAAGCAGATGGCCGTTGATCTGCACAGCTGCCAAAATGGGATTTCATCTCAAAACGTCCATTGTTCGATCGTCAGATTGAATGTCCTTGCGTTTTGTTTCTCGTGGATCAGACGCAGAAGAGATTCTCACGTGACGTCGGCGCCGTGTGTTTGTACAGCGAGATCCTTGTTCTGCTTTGGATAAAGACGGATCATTTTGTACATAATCCAACAAGTTCACCTCGTCTCAACTCGTGTTTGCCTTTTGTTTGAGAAGTTCTCAAACAAACCTGCCTTGCCAAGCTAAACCGCCCCTTTGCCTTGTGATTTTGATAATGGTGACCTCTGTTTTATCTTGTACCTTTCCTCATGCTGCTCTTACCGCCATGCGTTTAAAGTGTTCTGTAATGACATAAACAGCACTGCACTTATTAGGGCTTTCGCTCCTATTCCTGTTTACTAGCCATCCAGAAAGTAGTGAACTAGTTGgcttattttactaaaataatgtCCCCCAGGGACGCAGTTTGCGTACAGCTTGCCTGTCTACATCTACAATTCGGCGGTTCGCTCGGCGACGCTAACGGGCGCAACCTTCAAACACTTTGTCCTTCGAGAGCCACATGAACACAATCACTTGACGTAACGAATACAATCAGAATCAGTAGAAGTTTATTTGGGATAATTCAccaagtcattccaaacctgtatgtctttctttttttatgaggAACGCAATCTTTCGGGCGAACAACGTTCGCAACATTCGACCCCATTGACCTTCGATTCGGAGACGTATAATTGcaaatatcatcttttgtgttccaaagaagaaataaagtcatggGGGTTTGCAACAAAATGACATTTCGTTCACTTATGAATATTGAGGCTAACACTCAGGGCGTTCTTGATGTAACCCTCATCAcgctttaaaatgacatcttaTAACATTAACCCCATCTTTTTTTGGTGCTTTGACCATGATGCACATTTTTGAGTACGGCAGATTGGCGTCGCTCACGCTGCAATGCTTGATGGCGACTGTGTAATGAAGCGTGTTTCCAAACACGCCCCAACGCCATTGAACCATTACCGTAACGCCACCAGATATGCCCCATGCTTATCATGCAAATCTTTTCGTATAAACCATTTCCTCCTCTCTGAAAGACTGGAAGCCATTAGGAATGATTTcagttgagtgggaaaacccaAGGACTTGCTTTACTCCAATAGACCGCCGCTTCACCATTAATCTAATGGAGCGTACACAGCATAAAATGGAATGGAACGGCACCGGCTCAGTGCTTAAAGCCTTATCCCGCCATTAGGATGGTTGGATTGCTGGCGATCGGTTGGATGTGTACCGTAACTGGATGGCTGTCTGTAGAGCCTGTGCCAAATGCTCAAAACCATTCCTGCATTTGTCAGCTTTCCCAGTGTTGTGCAAGATTCAATCCCCCTGCAGAATGCAATCTACCTTGGACAACGAGGCAAAGCTGTTTGTAATGCCCAGTCAGAAGTGTCTGCCATTGTTGTAGCTGGTTAGCAAGGTccagttaaaggaatagttcacccaaaaatgaaaattctgtcatcatttactcatcctcgagTGATTCCAAATCtgaatgaatttctttgttctgccgaacacagaGGAAGAcgcaaccaggctgttttggctcaccattgacttccatagtatttcttttcctaatatagaagtcaatggtgacccaaaacagcctggttatgaactttctttaaaatatcttcctttgcgtTCGGCAGAACAAGTAAATTCATGCAGACTTGGAACTACATAAGGGTgtgtaaatgatggcagaactattcctttaaccctTTCTGGTAGGTTAGACTGTATATTTTTCTCCATTGATGGTCATTCAGAACTGCCATGCATTTTTGAAGGGAACAAATATATTTGagtttgcattataataaatatatgcaaaaatttaaattacacttGTTTTAAGAAATACTTTCATCCAGGaggatgaaataaataaatagttaaaagtcAGTGAAGATATTTCTATGtacttttgaatgttctaaatgtcAAAGAATCTACAtcattttgaacaaaattaaagtctcaatagaaatatttattacagttatattagcatattatactaactaaatataaagttttttacaagaataaaatacatttttactaaatacagtataaaatacagtattaattcaccgttttactgtttttgctttagccttcagaaacattaaaaagaaacaactttCACACAATTTTGTGTGCCATATTTCAAGTATCATTTAAAAGATTCATTGATTGAagtagtgtttatgatcaagcATTGTATCGAATACCCAAAGCACGTTTGTGTTCTGAAAGAAAATTGAATATTGCACAACTGCAGCGAATATATTTAAGCATCTGAACCAAATTCTGCAGCAAAACGTGTGATGTCAATGCAGTGCCAGGGTGTTGTTTTTGTAGAGTGTTTGCCGGTTTTCCACCTCCACTTATAAACCAGTATAGGAAATTATTACCCATATGTTGCACAATATAAAATCCTACCTCTAAGAGTCTTAAACTCGGCAAGCCGTGATTTGTAACTGACATGCATTAGATGCAAAACTGGAAAAAGGCTTAAATGCTGACATTCAAATTGCAGAAACCGAGCTCTGCTCTGTTAGTCCCTCCCTATAGGACCACTTAAAgtgcaatgacaaaaatacaaagggacacacacacacacacacacacacacacgcgcgcgcgcacgcacgcatATACATACGTATAAGCAAGAACTGTTTAGCATCTCAAATTAAGCTCTCAGGTATTGTATGATTACCCACAGTTCACAAAGCTCCGTGTTTATACCTAACATACATAAAGTGATTGGAGTTGAACAAACTGCAATTTCACCCTCATGCTAATGCGGTGCCTTCTTGTCCTGTTGTCTGTCACAGGATACATAGGATTGATCTGTGTTAAAATGACTTTCGACAGCATTTGTGAGCACAAGAAAAGTTTTAGGATTCAATTTCTTTTGTCCTAAAACCCAAATCGTTGTAAagtaaatgttacataattGCAAGCTTAAGTTGTATTTAACCCAGAATAGTTAATTAACATATCATGAACGTTGATGCTAAGAGCTAGAATCTGTATTCGGATCCAGTGGGAAGCGGATCATATGAAATATTGAAGGTTTACTCATACTTTCTAGTGCTGTCTGTATGCATAAATGAAGCACAGAGGCGTTTTATTCCATTTAATAGCTGTACaagaagttttttttctcattttttaaagtttttctgAACTTGTATGACTCAATGAGATGTTTTGCAGAACGTCCCGACCAAACACAAAGATACGTACGATTTGTgcttaataattgtttttgtttctgaagCCATACCGTTACGTGCAAAGTGCATAGAACTTTTCCAAATCGAATTTATGGTGCTTCTGTGACCTTTTTGGACCTGTAAATCTTTTCATTGCGCGGAAAAAGAGCAGCTCGGACATTCtgcaaaataccttcttttggAGGAAAGAAATTAAGgtggattttaaaatattcctttaGGAAAACGTTTCTTTGTACATACAGTAAGACGTGACGGGGTGTCTGTAGCACTGTGCTGTTATTCTTTCACTTTGACCCGTTTTCCCGAGGTCCTGTATTGCGAAAGCGTCTTCATTTGCATTCCTGCAGAATTCGGGCCGTGTTTGATTGCTCTTGCCTGTATCGTGAGCACCGCACATGCAATTGCCTTCTCATAGAGGGATATTGAGTTGCTTAATGCCTTTTACATTTCGAATAATGGATTTTGTGCAGTGTGcaatgtgatttgttttttaacccgtttccattatttttgttaaacgCTCTCTTACCCGCTTAgattctaatttttattttttttagctgttgtTTGGGAGGAAATGCAGCTTAATTTGGCTGCgattatttttacttcattaaaTAGTCATTTGTTACGTTTctatgaaaatgctaatttctcCCTGTAATGGATAAAATGGGATTGTTGTATGTGTTTAGTTGTTAAGAAACGATGtctttttgtttgaatttggtTTTCTCCCAAGAACATTTACCTATTGTAGCCATACCGAACATctgttgtattttaatgtgagcctaaagcacttaaaatagttgatttttttttttttccctctctcccaTTTCGGcactttgtaattttttttatattttaaagaatgtgttGTTAAGCTAATCTCATTCTATTACCAGCTCCACCACCCCAAACACTCACATTTTGGTTTCGAATCAACATTCGTAaactatgcattttaaacttttttgctGCACAGAGATTTTGTAATTACTTCTAATTAATTCcagcataaataaaattgtattttatgattGCTTTTTCgattactgtaaatgtattttctctTCAAAGAGATTCGCACTCCAAAAGTCAAAAAGCTCTAttttagaaatagaaaaaaggCACTTTGTATGAATGGGGTACAAAATGGCAGCAAACGCcagtcttaaagggatagttcagccgaaaatgagaattctgtcattaattgctcgcCCGCATGGCGTTCCAAAACCGCAagatctttgttcatcttcggaaatGAACCGTCTTAACTGTGTCCTTACTACTTTTCAgagctgtctatgcagggtcagaaggctctcagatttcatcaaaaaaaaaaaaactaaggtCGTACAGGTTTGCAAAAATACAGGGGTGAGTACTTAatgacagaacacacacatacacacacacgtcattCCTATTGGTAAATTTGTACACATTGTTCTTAACCATATACTTAATTCCGATATATGTAGctaatactttacaataatttaacattaatgtattaacatgAACGAACAATGAATGCTACATTACAAACTTTATTAATCAtagttaagaaataaaaatacagtaattcattgtttattcatgctAGTTCACAGTGGATGTCtctttataatttatatgaagCTTGTTTACCACTGAATACAAACCAACAGTGAAAATTATTTGAAACTCCatccattgttttatttgaactttattGCAAGAGCACcacaacaaaaattacaaatcaaCTCTTTAACCCATATTTCTCAAATTCTgataagaatatattttatatattataaactcCATATACAAATTACCATCTTTAtgtatcataaaatattaaatactagtatctttgatattttaaacatgcTAAGTTTAAAAGCTAATTTGTACCCTATTGCTGGAAAGTGCAGATGTTTCAGAAACatcagtttttttccccatcctCTAAAAGTCATAACTGCATTGCGTtttgaacaatattttatttctcatgagcaaatttgtattttgtggaaaaaaaagaaaaaagggaagaTGTAATAAAACGTGTGATCAATCCTACTGTTAAGGTACAATATTGACACGAAGTTTTcgatatttttgtgcaaatgttttttcacATTGTCTTTCTCTCAAATGTTTACAAATTCTCTGTTCATTGGCGTACCTGTTGTACTAATCTGTGGATGTTGGAAGGGAAGGaagatttctataaaaaaaaaaaaaaaaaaaacccaaacaaatgTGTAACTCATTTTGGCTCGTGTGTCTTGATCAAATACAGCTGCAGAAAGCTGACCTCGTTTGTGCAGCGATTGTGTTAACGTTAGCAGGTCTGACACCTGCGtaaagcagaaaaaacaaataaaatgttacccaGGCCAAGAAAAACACGCTGACACGGCAACCTCCTACAATCAGGATCGCCCACCTGAGCTCCGAGG
This genomic interval carries:
- the elk4 gene encoding ETS domain-containing protein Elk-4 isoform X1, whose protein sequence is MDSSVTLWQFLLQLLLDPSNDQLICWTNDDGEFKLLQAEEVARLWGARKKKPSMNYDKLSRALRYYYDKNIIKKVNGQKFVYRFVSYPDILKGDAMSRIEGADGSSNGPLPLSDKPANISRDKDSKAVPDRGAGTPGQSKPSSRNDYIHSGLYTSFTLTSLQSGTQLFKSMKIENPGEKLMEKKAAQESPQPPTVIKFGTMPQSKHSAPSVIGMPELLAQSAQASLPALTEQEAKQAAVSHVVCAFVDNPTSENAMMGFPFSRISSSPLTRSQSPSSSPMTDSQELVIDSEIESLSSQPSELQLQDQPTSVSKGTVAVSEMSESPPRNLSGKSKKPKGLELMPTLVVTSSDLSPLSLCSPSLPTASLTPALLQTPLLLTPSPLLSNIHFWSTLSPVAPLSPARRQGTHTLFQFPSVLSSTQFSVPVYNLDGTNTPGPLSPDPQKT
- the elk4 gene encoding ETS domain-containing protein Elk-4 isoform X2; protein product: MDSSVTLWQFLLQLLLDPSNDQLICWTNDDGEFKLLQAEEVARLWGARKKKPSMNYDKLSRALRYYYDKNIIKKVNGQKFVYRFVSYPDILKGDAMSRIEGADGSSNGPLPLSDKPANISRDKDSKAVPDRGAGTPGQSKPSSRNDYIHSGLYTSFTLTSLQSGTQLFKSMKIENPGEKLMEKKAAQESPQPPTVIKFGTMPQSKHSAPSVIGMPELLAQSAQASLPALTEQEAKQAAVSHVVCAFVDNPTSENAMMGFPFSRISSSPLTRSQSPSSSPMTDSQELVIDSEIESLSSQPSELQLQDQPTSVSKGTVAVSEMSESPPRNLSGKSKKPKGLELMPTLVVTSSDLSPLSLCSPSLPTASLTPALLQTPLLLTPSPLLSNIHFWSTLSPVAPLSPARRQGTHTLFQSCLCRVRRLSDFIKKKKTKVVQVCKNTGVST